One genomic region from Cucumis melo cultivar AY chromosome 9, USDA_Cmelo_AY_1.0, whole genome shotgun sequence encodes:
- the LOC103504560 gene encoding 10 kDa chaperonin, mitochondrial-like isoform X2 codes for MAKRLIPSLNRVLIEKIVPPSKTSAGILLPESSSKLNSGKVIAVGPGARDINGNLVPVCVKEGDTVLLPEYGGTSVKLGEKEFHLFRDEDILGTLHG; via the exons ATGGCGAAGCGCTTAATTCCATCTCTCAATCGTGTCTTGATCGAGAAAATCGTTCCTCCTTCCAAAACCTCTGCCGGCATTCTTCTACCTGAGAGCTCCTCCAAG TTGAACTCCGGCAAGGTGATTGCGGTGGGTCCTGGTGCACGGGATATTAACGGGAATCTGGTTCCGGTCTGTGTCAAAGAAGGTGATACCGTTCTTTTGCCTGAATATGGAGGCACGTCAGTGAAGCTCGGGGAGAAAGA GTTTCATTTGTTTAGAGATGAAGACATTTTGGGAACTTTACACGGTTGA
- the LOC103504562 gene encoding putative B3 domain-containing protein At3g24850 gives MVMETSVHGGLRICLQLPDLNDIYIPRKRRGSSSGAGKKERSMTETELPLSMAEAASILIQLANSVPDVQRQKLNKTHKRKNPPTLTEASTSRTKKQRNPPTLTEASTSRTKKQRKKYVKQIEHPSMPVAMRDRILEMGGYEIRLVIQKQLTDTDLNKNHGRLSMNTKQLSFDFATEEETKLLSEQENKNKRGINVMMLDDVLEERMLCLKKWKIGSGEVYCLMTRWNLMVEERGFKGGEEIQVWSFRKDDEYEAHRLCFALVKLATC, from the coding sequence ATGGTAATGGAGACATCGGTTCACGGCGGCTTAAGAATCTGTCTTCAACTTCCTGATTTAAACGATATTTACATACCTCGGAAAAGACGTGGGTCTTCCTCCGGCGCCGGCAAGAAAGAGCGATCCATGACTGAAACCGAACTCCCCTTGTCTATGGCGGAGGCTGCGTCTATTCTAATACAACTGGCAAACTCTGTTCCTGATGTTCAACGgcaaaaattaaacaaaacccACAAGAGAAAAAACCCTCCGACGCTGACGGAGGCATCGACGAGTAGGACTAAGAAACAGAGGAACCCTCCGACGCTGACGGAGGCATCGACGAGTAGAACTAAGAAACAGAGGAAGAAGTACGTAAAACAAATTGAGCATCCGTCGATGCCGGTGGCGATGAGAGATCGGATTTTAGAGATGGGTGGGTATGAAATACGACTGGTGATTCAAAAACAACTTACTGATACGGATTTAAACAAAAACCATGGTCGCCTGTCGATGAACACAAAACAACTGTCGTTCGATTTTGCTACAGAGGAAGAGACTAAGTTACTGAGCGAACAGGAAAATAAGAACAAGAGGGGGATAAACGTAATGATGTTGGACGATGTTCTTGAAGAAAGAATGCTGTGTTTGAAGAAGTGGAAAATTGGGAGTGGAGAAGTTTATTGTTTGATGACACGATGGAATTTGATGGTTGAAGAAAGAGGATTCAAAGGTGGAGAAGAGATTCAAGTTTGGAGCTTCAGAAAAGATGATGAATATGAAGCTCATCGTCTTTGCTTTGCATTGGTTAAATTAGCAACTTGCTAA
- the LOC103504560 gene encoding 10 kDa chaperonin, mitochondrial-like isoform X1, whose amino-acid sequence MAKRLIPSLNRVLIEKIVPPSKTSAGILLPESSSKLNSGKVIAVGPGARDINGNLVPVCVKEGDTVLLPEYGGTSVKLGEKEYASTFLALFVEMMVFDLNLPAYAYCICLLSSLSLSQIEQFYNFRTRLEYSGLCVSLRYQSY is encoded by the exons ATGGCGAAGCGCTTAATTCCATCTCTCAATCGTGTCTTGATCGAGAAAATCGTTCCTCCTTCCAAAACCTCTGCCGGCATTCTTCTACCTGAGAGCTCCTCCAAG TTGAACTCCGGCAAGGTGATTGCGGTGGGTCCTGGTGCACGGGATATTAACGGGAATCTGGTTCCGGTCTGTGTCAAAGAAGGTGATACCGTTCTTTTGCCTGAATATGGAGGCACGTCAGTGAAGCTCGGGGAGAAAGAGTATGCTTCTACTTTTCTTGCTCTGTTTGTAGAAATGATGGTCTTCGATTTAAATCTTCCTGCGTATGCCTACTGTATTTGCCTCCTTAGTTCATTGTCATTATCTCAAATTGaacaattttataattttagaaCGAGATTGGAATATTCAGGACTATGTGTGAGTTTGAGATATCAATCTTATTAG